In Rahnella variigena, one DNA window encodes the following:
- the nagC gene encoding DNA-binding transcriptional regulator NagC has translation MTTGGQQAQIGNVDLVKQLNGAAVYRLIDQQGPISRIQIADMSQLAPASVTKITRQLLERGLIKEVDQQASTGGRRAISIITETRPFHAIAVRLGRHDATITLYDLSAKSLAEQHYALPERTQETLENALFEAIAQFIELNQRKIRELIAISVILPGLVDPNKGIVRYMPHISVGAWKLVDALEAKFKVTSFVGHDIRSLALAEHYFGATRDCQDSILVRLHRGTGAGIIVNGQIFLGSNGNVGEIGHIQIDPLGERCHCGNFGCLETVAANAAIENRVRHLLTQGYASKLTLEDCSISAICKAANRHDALATEVIEHVGRQLGKGVSIAINLFNPQKVVIAGEITEADKVLLPAIQNCINAQVLKDFRRNLPVVTSALNHQSAIGAFALVKRAMLNGVLLQRLMEN, from the coding sequence ATGACAACTGGCGGACAGCAGGCACAAATCGGCAACGTTGATCTGGTTAAGCAGTTAAACGGCGCAGCCGTTTACCGCCTGATTGACCAGCAAGGGCCCATCTCGCGCATTCAGATTGCCGACATGAGCCAGCTGGCACCCGCCAGTGTCACCAAAATTACCCGGCAATTGCTTGAGCGCGGGCTGATCAAAGAAGTGGATCAGCAGGCTTCCACGGGAGGCCGCCGCGCAATTTCCATCATTACTGAAACCCGCCCTTTCCACGCTATTGCGGTGCGCCTTGGCCGCCACGATGCAACGATTACCCTCTACGATCTCAGTGCCAAATCGCTGGCTGAACAACATTACGCCCTGCCCGAGCGCACTCAGGAAACTCTGGAGAACGCGCTGTTCGAGGCTATTGCCCAGTTCATCGAGCTGAATCAGCGTAAAATCCGCGAACTGATTGCCATTTCTGTCATCCTTCCGGGGCTGGTCGATCCTAATAAAGGAATTGTGCGCTACATGCCGCATATCAGCGTCGGTGCGTGGAAATTAGTGGATGCGCTGGAAGCAAAATTCAAAGTCACCAGTTTTGTTGGCCACGATATCCGCAGTCTGGCGCTGGCTGAGCACTATTTCGGTGCGACCCGTGACTGTCAGGACTCGATTTTGGTTCGTTTACACCGTGGTACAGGTGCAGGGATCATCGTTAACGGGCAGATTTTCCTGGGCAGCAACGGCAATGTGGGGGAAATCGGGCATATCCAAATTGATCCGCTGGGCGAACGCTGTCATTGCGGTAATTTCGGCTGTCTGGAAACCGTTGCGGCCAACGCCGCCATCGAAAATCGTGTGCGCCACCTGCTTACGCAAGGCTATGCCAGCAAACTGACCCTGGAAGACTGTTCGATTTCCGCCATTTGTAAGGCCGCCAATCGCCACGATGCGCTGGCAACCGAAGTCATTGAGCATGTGGGGCGCCAGTTGGGTAAAGGCGTTTCGATTGCGATTAACCTGTTTAATCCGCAAAAAGTGGTGATTGCGGGTGAAATCACGGAAGCCGACAAAGTGTTGCTTCCTGCGATTCAGAACTGTATTAATGCGCAAGTTCTGAAAGATTTCCGCCGCAATTTACCGGTAGTGACTTCAGCCCTGAATCATCAGTCTGCGATTGGCGCTTTTGCACTGGTCAAACGGGCGATGCTGAATGGCGTTCTGTTGCAGCGTCTGATGGAAAATTGA
- the nagA gene encoding N-acetylglucosamine-6-phosphate deacetylase, which produces MYALIEGRVYTGHDVLDNHAVVIADGKIERVCPVSELPANVETRSLDGAILAPGFIDLQLNGCGGVQFNDSLEAISVETLEIMQKANEKSGCTSFLPTLITCSDDYMKHGISVMRTYLEKYPNQALGLHLEGPYLSPAKKGTHNPAFIRLPDSAMIDFLCANADVITQLTLAPEQVDAKYIRQLRDAGIVISAGHSNSTYAEARAGFAAGISFATHLYNAMPAITGRQPGLIGAIFDTPEVYTGVIADGLHVDWANIRNAKKLKGEKLVLVTDATAPAGANIDEFIFAGKTIYYRDGLCVDENGTLSGSALTMIEAVQNSVEHVGIALDETLRMASLYPARAIGVEDQLGSIEAGKVANLTAFTHDFKITKTIVNGDEV; this is translated from the coding sequence ATGTACGCATTGATTGAGGGCCGGGTCTATACCGGTCATGACGTTCTGGATAACCACGCGGTAGTGATTGCCGATGGCAAAATCGAACGTGTCTGTCCGGTGAGTGAATTGCCGGCGAATGTGGAAACCCGCAGTCTGGACGGCGCCATTCTTGCCCCCGGATTTATCGATCTGCAACTTAATGGTTGTGGCGGCGTGCAGTTCAACGATTCTCTGGAAGCCATTTCAGTAGAAACGTTAGAAATCATGCAGAAAGCCAATGAAAAATCCGGCTGTACTAGTTTCTTACCGACGCTGATCACCTGTAGCGACGACTACATGAAACACGGTATCAGCGTGATGCGCACCTATCTGGAAAAATATCCGAACCAGGCTTTGGGTCTGCATCTGGAAGGGCCATACCTCAGCCCGGCAAAAAAAGGCACGCATAATCCTGCCTTTATCCGCCTGCCAGACAGCGCCATGATTGATTTCCTGTGCGCGAATGCCGATGTGATTACCCAACTGACGCTCGCACCGGAACAGGTTGATGCGAAATATATCCGCCAGTTGCGTGATGCCGGGATTGTAATTTCCGCAGGCCATTCAAATTCAACGTATGCTGAAGCCCGTGCCGGTTTTGCGGCAGGTATCAGCTTTGCGACGCACCTTTATAATGCAATGCCCGCCATTACCGGTCGTCAGCCTGGCCTTATTGGTGCAATCTTCGATACGCCTGAAGTGTATACCGGCGTCATTGCAGACGGTTTGCATGTGGACTGGGCCAACATCCGCAACGCGAAAAAGCTCAAAGGCGAGAAGCTGGTGCTGGTCACTGATGCTACCGCGCCAGCGGGTGCGAATATTGATGAGTTCATTTTTGCCGGTAAAACAATATACTACCGTGACGGACTCTGTGTGGACGAAAACGGTACGCTGAGCGGCTCTGCGCTGACGATGATCGAAGCGGTGCAAAACAGCGTCGAACATGTCGGAATTGCTCTGGATGAAACGCTGCGTATGGCATCGCTTTATCCGGCTCGCGCCATTGGTGTTGAAGATCAGCTTGGCAGCATCGAAGCAGGTAAAGTCGCCAACCTCACCGCGTTCACTCATGATTTTAAAATCACAAAAACTATCGTTAATGGTGACGAAGTTTAA
- the miaB gene encoding tRNA (N6-isopentenyl adenosine(37)-C2)-methylthiotransferase MiaB: MTKKLHIKTWGCQMNEYDSSKMADLLDSTHGYQLTDNAEEADILLLNTCSIREKAQEKVFSLLGHWKLLKKKNPDIIIGVGGCVASQEGEMLRKRAPCVDIVFGPQTLHRLPEMVNHVRGTKSPVVDISFPEIEKFDRLPEPRADGPTAFVSIMEGCNKYCSFCVVPYTRGEEVSRPCDDVLFEVAQLAAQGVREVNLLGQNVNAYRGDSFDGGICTFAELLRLVAAIDGIDRIRFTTSHPVEFTDDIIDVYKDTPEVVSFLHLPIQSGSDRILTMMKRPHTVLEYKSTIRKLRAARPDIHFSSDFIIGFPGETNDDFERTMDLIAQVNYDVSFSFIYSPRPGTPAADMVDDVSMDEKKQRLALLQDRITQQVMRFSRATLGTVQRILVEGTSRKDIMELTGRTECNRVVNFEGTPDMIGKFVDVEIVDVYANSLRGVVVRTEEQMALRLHESPQSVIERTRKENELGVGMYQP, encoded by the coding sequence ATGACTAAAAAACTGCACATAAAAACCTGGGGCTGCCAGATGAATGAATATGATTCATCCAAGATGGCTGACCTTCTCGACAGCACCCATGGTTACCAGCTGACGGATAACGCTGAAGAAGCAGACATTCTGCTGCTGAACACCTGCTCAATCAGGGAAAAAGCGCAGGAGAAAGTCTTCAGCCTGCTCGGACACTGGAAATTACTGAAGAAGAAAAATCCGGATATCATTATCGGCGTCGGTGGCTGCGTAGCCTCGCAGGAAGGCGAAATGCTGCGTAAACGCGCGCCTTGTGTTGATATCGTCTTCGGCCCGCAAACCCTGCACCGCTTGCCAGAAATGGTGAACCATGTGCGTGGCACTAAAAGTCCTGTCGTCGATATCAGTTTCCCTGAAATCGAAAAATTTGACCGACTGCCGGAACCGCGCGCCGACGGCCCGACCGCTTTCGTTTCCATCATGGAAGGCTGCAACAAATATTGCAGCTTCTGTGTGGTGCCTTATACCCGCGGCGAAGAAGTCAGCCGCCCGTGCGATGACGTGCTGTTCGAAGTCGCCCAGCTGGCCGCGCAAGGCGTACGTGAAGTCAATCTGCTGGGCCAGAACGTCAATGCGTATCGCGGCGATTCTTTTGACGGCGGCATCTGCACCTTCGCTGAGCTGCTGCGTCTGGTGGCGGCCATTGACGGCATCGACCGTATCCGTTTCACCACCAGTCACCCGGTCGAATTTACCGATGACATTATCGATGTGTACAAAGACACGCCGGAAGTGGTGAGCTTCCTGCATCTGCCGATTCAGAGCGGTTCCGACCGCATTCTTACCATGATGAAACGCCCTCATACGGTGCTGGAATACAAATCGACGATCCGTAAGTTACGCGCTGCGCGTCCTGATATTCATTTCAGTTCAGATTTCATCATTGGCTTCCCTGGCGAAACCAATGATGATTTTGAGCGCACAATGGATTTGATCGCACAGGTCAATTACGACGTCAGTTTCAGCTTCATCTACTCTCCGCGCCCTGGTACACCGGCGGCGGACATGGTGGATGATGTGAGCATGGACGAGAAGAAACAGCGTCTGGCGCTGTTGCAGGACAGAATCACTCAGCAGGTCATGCGTTTCAGCCGCGCCACGCTGGGCACCGTTCAGCGCATTCTGGTGGAAGGCACGTCCCGCAAGGATATTATGGAGCTGACCGGGCGTACCGAATGTAACCGCGTGGTCAACTTCGAAGGCACACCGGATATGATCGGTAAGTTCGTGGATGTCGAAATTGTCGATGTGTATGCCAACTCGCTGCGCGGTGTGGTTGTCCGCACCGAAGAACAGATGGCGCTGCGCCTGCATGAATCTCCGCAATCGGTCATCGAACGTACCCGTAAAGAAAATGAATTGGGCGTTGGAATGTATCAACCCTGA
- the nagB gene encoding glucosamine-6-phosphate deaminase, which yields MRLIPLNTTTEVGKWAARHIVERINAFKPTADRPFVLGLPTGGTPLEAYKHLIAMHKAGQVSFKNVVTFNMDEYVGLPQEHPESYHTFMYKNFFDHVDIPRENINLLNGNAPDVDEECRQYEAKIKSYGKINLFMGGVGNDGHIAFNEPASSLASRTRIKTLTHETRIANSRFFDNDVSQVPKFALTVGVGTLLDAEEVMILVTGHAKAQALEAAVEGNINHMWTISCLQLHAKAVMVCDEPSTMELKVKTVKYFRELEAENMKNL from the coding sequence AACGCTTTCAAACCTACCGCCGACCGTCCTTTCGTTCTGGGCCTGCCTACCGGTGGTACCCCTCTCGAAGCTTACAAACATTTAATCGCCATGCATAAAGCAGGCCAGGTTAGCTTCAAGAACGTCGTCACCTTTAATATGGATGAATATGTGGGTCTGCCGCAGGAACACCCTGAGAGCTACCATACCTTCATGTATAAAAACTTCTTTGATCACGTTGATATTCCACGTGAAAATATCAACTTGCTGAATGGTAATGCACCAGACGTCGACGAAGAATGTCGCCAGTACGAAGCGAAAATTAAGTCTTACGGCAAAATTAACCTGTTCATGGGTGGCGTGGGTAACGACGGTCATATCGCGTTCAACGAACCGGCTTCATCCCTGGCTTCACGTACGCGTATCAAAACCCTGACCCATGAAACCCGTATCGCGAACTCCCGTTTCTTCGACAACGATGTGTCTCAGGTGCCAAAATTCGCCCTGACCGTTGGCGTGGGTACGCTGCTGGATGCGGAAGAAGTGATGATTCTGGTTACCGGTCACGCGAAAGCGCAGGCGCTTGAAGCCGCTGTTGAAGGTAATATCAACCACATGTGGACCATCAGTTGCCTGCAATTACACGCAAAAGCCGTTATGGTGTGTGATGAACCTTCCACCATGGAACTGAAAGTCAAAACTGTTAAATATTTCCGCGAGTTAGAAGCGGAAAATATGAAAAACCTTTAA
- the asnB gene encoding asparagine synthase B, producing MCSIFGVLDIKTDSVELRKKALELSRLMRHRGPDWSGVFASDKAILSHERLSIVDVNNGAQPLYNAAHTHVLAVNGEIYNHQALRAELGDKYEFQTASDCEVILALYQEKGPAFLDELQGMFAFILYDTEKDAYLIGRDHLGIIPLYMGYDEHGNMYVASEMKALVPVCRTIKEFPAGSYLWSQDGEIREYYQRGWFDFENVKDNVTDAAALKDALEEAVKSHLMSDVPYGVLLSGGLDSSVISAITKKFAGRRIEDKDQSEAWWPQLHSFAVGLEGSPDLRAAQEVANHLGTVHHEIHFTVQEGLDAIRDVIYHIETYDVTTIRASTPMYLMSRKIKAMGIKMVLSGEGADEVLGGYLYFHKAPNAKEFHEETVRKLLALHMYDCARANKAMSAWGVEARVPFLDKKFLDVAMRINPKDKMCGNGKMEKHILRECFESYLPHSVAWRQKEQFSDGVGYSWIDTLKEVASQQITDQQLETAHFRFPYNTPTSKEGYLYRTIFEELFPVPSAAECVPGGPSVACSSAKAIEWDEAFKNMDDPSGRAVGVHQSAYK from the coding sequence ATGTGTTCAATTTTCGGTGTGCTCGATATCAAAACTGACTCCGTCGAGTTGCGCAAAAAAGCGCTGGAACTGTCGCGCCTGATGCGTCACCGCGGACCAGACTGGTCCGGCGTGTTTGCCAGCGATAAAGCGATTCTGTCGCACGAGCGTCTGTCCATCGTTGACGTCAACAACGGCGCACAGCCTCTGTACAACGCTGCACATACACACGTACTGGCTGTTAACGGCGAAATCTACAACCACCAGGCTCTGCGCGCAGAACTGGGCGATAAATATGAATTCCAGACCGCATCTGACTGCGAAGTTATTCTGGCGCTGTATCAGGAGAAAGGCCCTGCCTTCCTGGATGAACTGCAAGGCATGTTCGCCTTTATTCTGTATGACACAGAAAAAGACGCGTACCTGATTGGCCGTGACCATCTGGGCATCATTCCGCTGTATATGGGTTACGACGAACACGGCAACATGTATGTCGCTTCTGAAATGAAAGCACTGGTGCCGGTTTGCCGCACCATCAAAGAATTCCCGGCAGGCAGCTATCTGTGGAGCCAGGACGGTGAAATTCGCGAATATTACCAACGTGGCTGGTTTGACTTCGAAAACGTCAAAGACAACGTCACTGACGCTGCGGCGCTGAAAGATGCACTGGAAGAAGCAGTGAAAAGTCACCTGATGTCCGACGTGCCTTACGGCGTACTGCTGTCAGGTGGTCTGGATTCCTCCGTGATTTCCGCGATCACCAAGAAATTTGCAGGTCGTCGTATCGAAGATAAAGATCAGAGCGAAGCCTGGTGGCCGCAACTGCACTCCTTTGCAGTCGGTCTGGAAGGTTCTCCGGATCTGCGCGCAGCTCAGGAAGTGGCAAACCATTTAGGTACCGTGCACCACGAAATTCATTTCACCGTGCAGGAAGGTCTGGATGCTATCCGTGATGTTATCTATCACATCGAAACGTATGACGTGACGACTATCCGTGCATCAACGCCGATGTATCTGATGTCGCGTAAAATCAAAGCGATGGGCATCAAAATGGTGTTGTCTGGCGAAGGCGCAGATGAAGTGTTGGGCGGCTACCTGTATTTCCATAAAGCACCAAACGCCAAAGAATTCCACGAAGAAACCGTGCGTAAATTGCTGGCCCTGCACATGTATGACTGTGCGCGTGCCAACAAAGCCATGTCAGCCTGGGGTGTGGAAGCCCGCGTACCGTTCCTGGACAAAAAATTCCTCGACGTTGCGATGCGTATCAACCCTAAAGACAAGATGTGCGGCAACGGCAAGATGGAAAAACATATCCTGCGTGAATGTTTCGAGTCTTACCTGCCACACAGCGTGGCATGGCGTCAGAAAGAACAATTCTCTGATGGCGTAGGCTATAGCTGGATCGATACCTTAAAAGAAGTGGCCTCTCAGCAGATCACCGATCAACAGCTCGAAACTGCGCATTTCCGTTTCCCGTACAACACGCCGACGTCCAAAGAAGGCTACCTGTACCGTACGATTTTTGAAGAATTGTTCCCGGTCCCAAGCGCGGCAGAATGCGTGCCTGGCGGCCCTTCTGTAGCCTGTTCTTCTGCGAAAGCGATTGAGTGGGATGAAGCGTTCAAAAACATGGACGATCCATCCGGGCGTGCTGTTGGCGTGCACCAGTCCGCCTACAAATAA
- the ubiF gene encoding 3-demethoxyubiquinol 3-hydroxylase: MNNSEKTFDAVIVGGGMVGAAAALGLAKQGLQVALIENEAPAGFDPSAPADLRISAIGCASARFLQKLGAWGSVEKMRSVPYRRLETWEVDGSEVKFDAQSLGLPELGFMVENRVLQLALWQQFDALTNLTRFCPAKLRHLLQHDDKTWSLQLTTGDLLRAKLVIAADGANSLVRQLAGIGVDGWEYRQHCMLINVETETSDQDVTWQQFFPSGPRAFLPLFGNQASLVWYDSPQRIRYLKTLNMQQLTTEVMQAFPARLGTVKALSAGAFPLVRRHAQRYVLPGLALVGDAAHTINPLAGQGVNLGYRDVEALLSVLEKARDHDEAWSSEKVLLGYQRQRRLDNLLMQSGMDLFYTAFSNDLPPVKALRNLALMTAQRAGALKTKALKYALGI; encoded by the coding sequence ATGAATAATTCTGAGAAGACATTTGATGCAGTAATTGTCGGCGGCGGCATGGTCGGCGCAGCCGCGGCGCTGGGACTGGCAAAACAAGGTCTGCAAGTCGCACTGATAGAGAATGAAGCGCCTGCCGGATTTGACCCGTCAGCACCGGCTGATTTGCGTATTTCCGCCATTGGCTGTGCATCCGCCCGCTTTTTACAGAAACTGGGCGCATGGGGATCTGTTGAGAAAATGCGCTCAGTACCGTACCGCCGCCTGGAAACCTGGGAAGTGGACGGTTCTGAGGTGAAATTTGACGCGCAGTCCCTCGGATTGCCGGAGCTGGGATTTATGGTCGAAAACCGTGTGTTGCAGCTTGCGTTGTGGCAGCAGTTCGACGCACTCACAAACCTGACGCGTTTTTGTCCTGCAAAGTTACGTCATCTCTTGCAGCACGATGATAAAACCTGGTCGCTTCAGCTGACCACAGGGGATTTACTGCGCGCGAAACTGGTGATTGCCGCCGATGGGGCGAACTCACTGGTACGGCAGCTGGCGGGCATTGGCGTGGATGGCTGGGAATACCGCCAGCACTGCATGCTGATTAACGTTGAAACTGAAACGTCGGATCAGGACGTCACCTGGCAGCAATTTTTCCCTTCCGGCCCGCGGGCGTTTCTGCCTCTGTTCGGCAATCAGGCCTCGCTGGTCTGGTATGACAGTCCGCAGCGTATCCGTTATCTGAAAACGCTTAATATGCAGCAGCTCACAACAGAAGTGATGCAGGCGTTCCCTGCGCGACTTGGCACGGTCAAAGCGTTATCGGCAGGGGCGTTTCCGCTGGTTCGCCGTCATGCTCAGCGTTACGTCTTGCCGGGGCTGGCGCTGGTGGGTGACGCGGCGCATACCATCAATCCGCTGGCAGGGCAGGGCGTGAATCTGGGATATCGTGACGTGGAAGCATTGCTGTCTGTGCTGGAGAAAGCGCGGGATCATGATGAGGCGTGGAGCAGTGAAAAAGTGTTGTTAGGCTATCAGCGTCAGCGTCGTCTGGATAATTTGCTGATGCAAAGCGGCATGGATTTGTTCTATACCGCCTTCAGCAACGATCTGCCACCGGTGAAAGCGTTGCGTAATCTGGCGCTGATGACCGCACAGCGTGCCGGCGCACTGAAAACCAAAGCACTAAAATATGCTTTAGGGATTTAA
- a CDS encoding HAD-IIA family hydrolase encodes MTIKNVICDIDGVLLHDNTAVPGADRFLARIQEQGMPLVILTNYPSQTAQDLANRFSAAGLEVPESAFFTSAMATADFLKRQEGKKAYVVGEGALIHELYKAGFTITDINPDFVIVGETRSYNWDMIHKAAYFVANGARFIATNPDNHGHGFVPACGALCAPIEKITGRQPFYVGKPSPWIIRSALNKMQAHSEETVIVGDNLRTDILAGFQAGLETILVLSGVSTLNDIEGMPFRPTWIYPSVADIDVI; translated from the coding sequence ATGACAATAAAGAACGTAATTTGTGACATTGATGGCGTGCTGTTGCACGACAATACCGCAGTACCCGGCGCCGACCGTTTTCTCGCGCGAATTCAGGAACAGGGAATGCCGTTAGTGATCCTCACTAACTACCCTTCCCAGACAGCGCAGGATCTGGCTAACCGCTTCAGCGCAGCCGGTCTTGAAGTGCCTGAAAGTGCATTTTTCACCTCCGCGATGGCGACCGCCGATTTCCTGAAACGCCAGGAAGGCAAAAAAGCCTATGTCGTCGGCGAAGGCGCATTGATTCATGAACTGTATAAGGCCGGTTTTACCATTACCGATATCAACCCTGATTTCGTGATTGTTGGCGAAACCCGGTCTTACAACTGGGATATGATCCATAAAGCCGCGTATTTTGTGGCTAACGGCGCACGTTTTATCGCCACCAATCCTGATAATCACGGACACGGTTTTGTCCCGGCCTGTGGCGCGTTATGCGCACCTATCGAAAAAATCACCGGGCGCCAGCCGTTTTACGTCGGTAAGCCAAGCCCCTGGATCATCCGCTCGGCGTTGAATAAAATGCAGGCGCATTCCGAAGAGACGGTCATTGTGGGTGACAATCTGCGCACCGACATACTTGCGGGCTTCCAGGCCGGTCTGGAAACCATTCTGGTACTGTCCGGCGTTTCCACTCTCAATGATATTGAGGGAATGCCATTCCGCCCGACCTGGATTTATCCTTCCGTTGCCGATATTGACGTAATTTAA